The genomic window CCATAAGGAATGGCTATCCATACATTATCCTAACCAGAGAAGATGGAATTGTTTTTAAAATTGTTGAAAATAAAATTAAAGCTGACAAAAAACTTATGCTCCATTCTTTAAACTCACTTTACGACCCATATGATCTTGATATTATAGAAGTGAAAGAAGTATGGAAATTTGTTCATTATATTAGCTCTGAAATGCCACAACCAAATCAAGAAAAACAAGACTTT from Bacteroidota bacterium includes these protein-coding regions:
- a CDS encoding DNA-binding protein encodes the protein IRNGYPYIILTREDGIVFKIVENKIKADKKLMLHSLNSLYDPYDLDIIEVKEVWKFVHYISSEMPQPNQEKQDFVATVKQLRKEVHAIQTQLNI